The Leclercia adecarboxylata region AAGCCGCAGCTGCTGGTGCTCGACGAACCGACTCAGGGGGTGGATGTCAACGGACAGGTTGCGCTGTATGACCTGATCGACCAGCTGCGTAAAGAGCTGGACTGCGCCGTCCTGATGGTCTCCCACGACCTGCATCTGGTGATGGCCAAAACGGACGAAGTGCTCTGCCTGAACCACCATATCTGCTGTTCCGGCACGCCGGAGGTGGTTTCCATGCATCCGGAATTTATCTCGATGTTTGGCCCACGCGGCGCTGAACAGCTGGGCATTTATCGCCACCATCACAACCACCGCCATGATTTGCAGGGACGGATTGTCCTTCGCCGGGGAAACGGTAACTCATGATTGAACTCTTACTGCCCGGCTGGCTGGCCGGGATGATGCTCGCCTGCGCGGCGGGTCCACTGGGCTCGTTTGTCGTCTGGCGCCGGATGTCCTACTTTGGCGATACGCTGGCGCACGCCTCTCTGCTGGGCGTCGCCTTTGGTTTACTGCTGGATGTGAATCCTTTTTACGCGGTGATTGCGGTGACCCTGCTGCTCGCGGCAGGTCTGGTGTGGCTGGAAAAACGCCCGCACCTGGCGGTGGATACCCTGCTTGGGATCATGGCCCACAGCGCCCTGTCGCTGGGTCTGGTGGTGGTGAGCCTGATGTCCAATATTCGCGTGGATTTAATGGCCTATCTGTTTGGCGATCTGCTGGCGGTCACGCCGGACGACCTGATCGCCATCGCCATCGGGGTAATGATTGTCCTGGCTATTCTGCTCTGGCAGTGGCGCAGCCTGCTGGCGATGACCATTAGCCCGGATTTAGCCTTTGTTGATGGCGTGAAGCTGCAGCGCGTAAAACTGCTCCTGATGCTGGTTACCGCGTTGACTATTGGCGTGGCGATGAAGTTTGTCGGGGCGTTGATCATCACCTCCCTGCTGATTATCCCCGCTGCTACCGCGCGTCGTTTTGCCCGTACGCCGGAACAAATGGCCGGTGTGGCCGTGGGTGTGGGGATGATTGCGGTGACTGGCGGATTAACCTTCTCGGCGTTTTATGACACCCCAGCCGGGCCGTCCGTGGTGCTGTGTGCGGCTACGCTGTTTATCTTCAGCATGATGAAGAAGCCTGCCAGTTAATTCATTTTTCCCCTCTCCCACAGGGAGAGGGGAAAGGGTGATTACGGCATCTGCGGCGGCGTAATGCCAAAGTGATCCCAGGCTCTTACCGTCGCCATGCGCCCGCGCGGCGTACGCTGTAAAAAGCCCTGCTGGATCAGATACGGCTCCAGCACATCCTCGATGGTTTCCCGCTCTTCGCCAATCGCCGCCGCCAGGTTATCCAGCCCGACCGGCCCGCCAAAGAATTTATCCAGCACCGCCAGCAGCAGCTTGCGGTCCATATAATCAAAACCTTCGGCATCGACGTTCAGCATATCCAGCGCCTGGGCAGCGATATCCAGCGAAATGGTGCCGTCGTGTTTCACTTCGGCAAAATCACGCACCCTGCGCAGCAGGCGGTTGGCGATACGCGGCGTGCCGCGGGAACGCTTCGCCACTTCGAAGGCCCCCTCCTCGCTCATATCCAGCCCCATGTAGCGCGCGCTGCGACTCACAATGTGCTGGAGATCGGGCACCTGATAAAACTCAAGGCGCTGGACGATGCCGAAACGATCGCGCAGCGGCGAGGTTAACGACCCCGCGCGGGTGGTGGCGCCAATCAGCGTGAAAGGCGGCAGATCGATTTTAATCGAACGCGCGGCCGGGCCTTCGCCAATCATGATATCCAGCTGGTAGTCTTCCATCGCCGGATAGAGCACCTCTTCCACCACCGGCGACAGGCGGTGAATCTCATCGATAAACAGCACGTCGTGGGGTTCAAGGTTGGTCAGCATCGCCGCCAGGTCGCCCGCCTTTTCCAGCACCGGGCCGGAGGTAGTGCGCAGGTTCACGCCCATCTCGTTGGCGACAATATTGGCAAGCGTGGTTTTTCCGAGTCCCGGCGGGCCGAAAATCAGCAGGTGGTCGAGGGCATCGCCGCGAAGTTTCGCCGCCTGGATGAAGATCTCCATCTGCGAGCGCACTTGCGGCTGGCCAATATACTCATCAAGCAGCTTCGGGCGGATCGCCCTGTCCACCAGATCTTCTGCCTGAACGTTGCCTGCCGAGACCAGACGGTCTGCTTCAATCATCCTTTACCTCACAATGCGGCGCGAAGCGCTTCACGAATCAGGGTTTCACTGGTAGCGTCCGGTTTAGCCACTTTGCTGACCATCCGGCTCGCTTCCTGAGGTTTATAGCCCAGCGCCACCAGCGCGGCAACCGCTTCCTGTTCCGCATCGTCTGTGGCCGGGCCCGACGGCGAAGTCAGCACCAGGTCGGCTGCAGGGGTAAACAGATCGCCATGCAGACCTTTGAAGCGGTCTTTCATCTCGACAATCAGGCGCTCGGCCGTTTTCTTACCGATGCCCGGGAGTTTAATCAGGGCGGCGGGATCTTCGCGCTCAACGGCGTTAACAAACTGCGGAGCCGACATTCCGGAGAGGATCGCCAGCGCCAGTTTTGGCCCCACGCCGTTGGTTTTAATCAGCTCTTTAAAAAGAGTACGCTCCTGCTTGTTGTTAAAGCCAAACAGCAGTTGAGCATCTTCACGCACCACGAAGTGGGTGAAGACAATCGCTTCCTTGCCCGCGTCCGGTAACTCATAGAAGCAGGTCATCGGCATATGCACTTCATAGCCTACGCCTGCGGCTTCCAGCAGCACTATCGGGGGTTGTTTTTCTAAGATGATGCCTCTGAGTCTGCCTATCACGTGACGCTCCTGCGTTAAGGGCTAAAAGTTACCGCTGCCATAATAAAAAAAGGCTGGATAAACATCCAGCCTGATTTCACACATTTAGCGTAATCGTCCGCGGGCCAGGTTAAGCCGCGACTCGCTAATCTGCATCGCGTTCTGGCTAACGTGACAATGGGTAATGGCAATGGCCAGCGCATCGGCGGCATCAGCCTGTGGATTAGCGGGCAGTTTTAACAGGGTGCGCACCATGTGCTGCACCTGGCTTTTATCTGCGCCACCGTTCCCCACCACGGTTTGCTTGACCTGCCGCGCGGCGTATTCAAACACCGGCAGATCCTGGTTCACCGCAGCGACAATCGCCACGCCGCGCGCCTGACCAAGCTTCAGCGCCGAGTCGGCGTTCTTCGCCATAAACACCTGTTCGATGGCGAAATAGTCCGGCTGGAACTGGGTGATGATCTCCGTCACGCCCGCGTAAATGAGCTTCAGGCGCGACGGCAGATCTTCCACTTTGGTACGGATACAGCCACTGCCCAGGTAGGTCAACTGACGCCCGACCTGACGGATAACGCCATAACCGGTGATGCGTGAGCCCGGGTCGATACCGAGAATAATTGCCATCACGCCGCTCCGGTTATCGGTTTACGTTGGGCCATTACAGCGTAGCCGCAACCTCGTCGGAGATTTCACCGTTGTGGTAAACTTCCTGCACGTCGTCGCAATCTTCGAGCATGTCGATCAGACGCAGCAGTTTCGGTGCGGTTTCCGCATCCATGTCCGCTTTGGTAGATGGGATCATGGTGACTTCAGCCGCATCGGCTTTCAGGCCCGCCGCTTCCAGAGCATCACGCACTGCGCCCATCTCTTCCCACGCGGTATAGACGTCAATCGCGCCGTCGTCATAAGTCACAACGTCTTCAGCTCCGGCTTCCAGCGCCGCTTCCATGATCGCGTCTTCGTCGCCTTTCTCGAAGGAGATCACGCCCTTCTTGCTGAACAGATACGCAACGGAACCGTCAGTGCCCAGGTTGCCCCCGGTTTTGGTGAAGGCATGGCGCACTTCGGCAACGGTACGGTTACGGTTGTCGGACAGACATTCAATCATCACCGCCGTGCCGCCAGGACCGTAGCCTTCATAAATGATGGTTTCCATGTTCGCGTCTTCATCGCCGCCTACGCCACGGGCGATAGCACGGTTCAGGGTGTCACGGGTCATGTTGTTGCTCAGCGCTTTATCGATCGCGGCACGCAGACGCGGGTTAGAGCCGGCATCGCCGCCACCCAGACGCGCTGCGGTGACCAGCTCACGAATGATTTTGGTGAAGATCTTACCGCGTTTGGCATCCTGTGCCGCTTTGCGGTGTTTGGTGTTGGCCCACTTACTATGACCTGCCATAAAAAACTCTCCAAAAGGCGCGCCCTCTCAGGCGGCGTTAATTACAAATTCTTCAATCGCCTGCCGGTTGCTCCACGACTTGGTTAACGCTGCGGCTTCGGCCGCATTAACCCAGCGGTAGGTCAAATGTTCGGTGAACACGATCTCCCGCTCGTGAGGAAGCGCAAGGCAGAACCAGGATTCTGTATTGCGTTCGGTCCCCGGCGCATAGCGATGACGTAAATGGCTAAAGATTTCAAAATCCACCGTGCGCTGACAGTCCTTCAGGGTCAGTTGCTCGCGGGCAACGTCAATGGTGACCTCTTCCTTTACTTCGCGCGCGGCGGCCTGCAACGCGGTTTCTCCCTCCTCCAGGCTGCCGGTAACCGACTGCCAGAAGGCGGGATCGTCGCGTCGCTGTAACATCAGCACCCGCTTCGTGTCTTCTGCATAAATGATCACTAACACGGAAACGGGAAGCTTATATGTCATATCAGTTTTTCTCTTCCTTTTTCACCACGTCGATACCCAGTTCGCTCAGGGAGGCCGGGTTAGCGAAGCTTGGCGCTTCGGTCATCAGACACGCAGCGGCGGTGGTTTTCGGGAAGGCGATAACATCACGAATGTTGTCGGTGCCGGTCAGCAGCATGGTCAGACGGTCCAGACCAAACGCCAGGCCTGCATGCGGCGGTGTGCCGTACTTCAGGGCGTCCAGCAGGAAGCCAAACTTCTCGCGCTGCTCTTGTTCGTTAATGCCCAGAATGCCAAACACGGTCTGCTGCATGTCGCCGCTGTGGATACGTACGGAACCGCCGCCCACTTCGTAACCGTTGATCACCATGTCGTAGGCGTTAGCGACCGCCTCTTCCGGTGCCGCTTTCAGCTCTGCCGCGGTCATCTCTTTTGGCGAGGTGAACGGGTGGTGCATTGCGGTCAGACCGCCTTCGCCGTCGTCTTCGAACATCGGGAAGTCGATAACCCACAGCGGCGCCCATTTGGCTTCGTCAGTCAGGCTCAGATCTTTGCCCAGCTTCAGACGCAGCGCGCCCAGCGCGTCGGCAACCACTTTCTTGTTGTCGGCGCCGAAGAAGATCATGTCGCCGTCCTGGGCTTCGGTACGCGCCAGAATGGATTCGACGATCTCAGCATTCAGGAATTTCGCCACCGGGCTGGTGATGCCCTCGATGCCTTTCGCGCGCTCGGTGACTTTGATGTAAGCCAGGCCTTTCGCACCGTAGATCTTGATGAAATTGCCGTAGTCGTCAATCTGCTTACGGCTCAGGCTTGCACCGCCCGGTACGCGCAGCGCGGCGACGCGGCCTTTCGGATCGTTGGCCGGGCCAGAGAAGACCGCGAACTCCACGTCTTTCAGCAGGTCAGCAACGTCTACCAGCTCCATCGGGTTGCGCAGGTCTGGTTTGTCAGAGCCGTAGCGACGTTCCGCCTCAGCGAAGGTCATGACAGGGAAGTCGCCCAGATCCACGCCCTTCACGTCCTGCCACAAGCTGCGTACCAGCGCTTGCATCACTTCACGCACTTGTTCAGCGGTCATGAAGGAGGTTTCGACGTCGATCTGGGTAAATTCTGGCTGACGGTCAGCACGCAGGTCTTCGTCACGGAAGCATTTCACGATCTGATAGTAGCGGTCGAAACCGGACATCATCAGCAGCTGTTTGAACAGCTGTGGAGACTGCGGCAGCGCGTAGAATTTGCCTTTATGAACACGGGATGGCACGAGGTAGTCACGCGCGCCTTCCGGGGTCGCTTTGGTCAGCATCGGGGTTTCGATATCGAGGAAACCGTGATCGTCCATAAAGCGGCGCACCAGGCTGGTGATTTTCGCACGGGTTTTCAGGCGCTCGGCCATTTCCGGGCGACGCAGGTCGAGGTAGCGATACTTCAGACGCGCTTCTTCGGTATTGACGTGGTTGAAGTCCAGCGGCAGTGAATCTGAACGGTTAATGATGGTCAGATCGGTCGCCAGCACTTCGATTTCGCCGGTCGCCATGTCGCTGTTGATGTTCTTTTCGTCACGCGCACGCACGGTACCGGTCACCTGGATGCAGAACTCGTTACGCAGTTCAGCAGCCAGCTTTAACGCATCGGCGCGGTCTGGATCGAAAAACACCTGCACGATGCCTTCACGGTCGCGCATATCGATAAAGATAAGGCTGCCAAGATCACGACGACGGTTGACCCAACCACACAGGGTCACCTGCTGTCCGACGTGGGACTGACGCAGCTGCCCGCAATATTCTGTACGCATGAGATATCCCTTAACTTAGCCGCAGGCTACAAGGTCGCAGCTTTCTGTATGTCAAACTGGATGAAAAAAGGCGGCTATTATACTGGAAATTCCGCCAGACGATAAGAGAGAAGCGCGCCAGACGCGCGTTTGCTGCTCGCATCTTGCATATTCTCACAAAATTTAACAAAAATATCAGACCTGGAACAGGCTGGCTCAGCGTAAGGTATTGGCCAGGCTAACTCTTTAACAGGAAAAACCATGTTCACACTCGACGCCGCCCGTACCGCCCTTGTGGTAATTGATTTACAGGAAGGTATCCTGCCCTTTGCCGGGGGTCCGCATACCGCCCAGGATGTGGTCAGCCGCAGCGCACGTCTGGCAGAAAAATGCCGCGCCAGCGGCGCGCCGGTAGTAATGGTGCGCGTGGGCTGGTCCGCCGATTTCGCCGAGGCGCTGAAGCAGCCGGTGGATGCCCAGGGCGCGGCCCATGCCCTGCCGGACAACTGGTGGGACTATCCGCTGTCGCTCGGCAAGCAGGAAAGCGATATCGAAGTGACCAAACGCCAGTGGGGTGCCTTCTACGGTACCGATCTGGAGCTACAGCTGCGCCGTCGCGGCATCGACACTATAATTCTGTGCGGGATCGCTACCAACATTGGCGTGGAATCCACTGCGCGCAACGCCTGGGAGCTGGGCTTTAATCTGGTGATCGCCGAAGATGCCTGTAGCACGGCCACCACCGAGCAGCACCAGGCCAGCATGACCCATATCTTCCCGCGCATTGCCCGGGTACGCAGCACCGACGAGATTATCAGCGCACTATGATCTATCTGGGGTTACCCCAATGGTCGCACCCGAAATGGGTGCGGCTGGGGATTACCGGTCTCGAAGAATATGCCCGCCACTTTAACTGTGTGGAGGGCAATACCACGCTGTACGCGCTGCCTAAACCCGAGGTCGTGGCGCGCTGGCGGGAACAGACCGGCGACGACTTCCGCTTCTGCTTTAAATTCCCGGCCACCATCTCCCATCAGGCCGCGCTGCGTAACTGTGATGATTTAACCGCCGAGTTTTTCACCCGTCTGTCGCCGCTTTCCGACCGCATCGGCCAGTACTGGGTGCAGCTCCCCGCCACCTTCGGGCCCCGGGATCTGCCCGCGCTCTGGCAGTTTCTCGACGCCCTGCCACGGGAATTTACCTACGGCGTTGAAGTCCGTCATCCTGAATTCTTTATAAAAGGCGAAGCCGAGAAAGCGCTTAACCGGGGCCTGCACGAGCGTGGTGTCAACCGGACGATCCTCGACAGCCGTCCCGTTCATGCCGCCACGCCGCACAACGAAGCCATCATCGAGGCGCAGCGCAAAAAACCGAAGGTGCCGGTGCATGCGGTGATGACCGCCAACAATCCGATGGTGCGGTTTATCGGCAGCGATAATATGCCGCAAAACCAGGTGCTGTTTGCCGTCTGGTTGCAGACCCTGGCGAAGTGGGAACAGACCGCCACGCCCTATCTTTTTTTACATACCCCCGATATCGCCCAGGCGCCGGAACTGGTCGATGCTCTCTGGCAGGCCTTGCAGGCCGTGGCGCCGTCCATCGGCAACGCCCCCACTATTCCGCAGCAATCTTCTCTTTTCTGATCTCAGCCCCTATCATATGAAGTGCCATCTGCAAAAAAACAGGGAGTTTGTATGGTTTGCGCGCTGTATGCGGTGCTGGGTGCGTTACTGTTAATCAAGTTTTCGTTCGATGTTGCGCGCCTGCGGATGTCGTACCGCGTCTCTTACGGCGACGGAGGGTTCTCTGAACTGCAGACCGCGATCCGCATTCATGGCAATGCGGTGGAATACATTCCGGCGGCCCTGATTTTGCTGCTGTTTATGGAAATGAACGGCGCGGAGACCTGGATGGTGCATGTCTGCGGCCTGCTGCTGATCCTTGGACGCCTGATGCACTACTATGGCCTTCATCAGCGCCTGTTCCGCTGGCGCCGCTCCGGCATGAGCGCCACCTGGTGTTCGCTTGTGCTAATGGTGCTGGCTAACCTGTGGTATATGCCCTGGGAGTTGGTTTTCTCCGTGCATTAGCGCACAATACGCCCCTTTATTTTTCCCGGATTTTTACGTTATGTCAGATCGCGACACGCTTTTTTCTGCGCCTATCGCCAGTCTGGGCGACTGGACCTTCGATGAACGGGTGGCTGAAGTCTTCCCGGATATGATCCAGCGCTCGGTCCCCGGCTATTCCAATATCATCTCCATGATCGGCATGCTGGCGGAACGTTTTGTTCAGCCGGACACGCAGGTCTACGATCTGGGATGCTCGCTGGGCGCAGCTACGCTGTCGGTTCGTCGTAACATTAAGCACGACGGATGCAAAATTATCGCCGTGGATAACTCTCCGGCGATGGTCGAACGCTGCCGCCGTCATATCGATGCCTGGAAAGCGCCCACCCCGGTTGAGGTGGTCGAGGGCGATATCCGCCATATCGAAATCAAAAACGCCTCCATGGTGGTGCTGAATTTTACCCTGCAATTCCTGGTGCCTGACGATCGTCAGCTGTTGCTGGACAAAATTTATCAGGGGCTGAACCCCGGTGGCGCGCTGGTGCTGTCGGAAAAGTTCAGCTTTGAAGATGCCACCGTTGGTGAGCTGCTGTTCAACATGCACCACGATTTCAAACGTGCCAACGGCTACAGCGAGCTGGAGATCAGCCAGAAGCGCAGCATGCTGGAGAACGTGATGCTGACCGACTCGGTTGAAGCCCACAAAGCCCGTCTGCACAAGGCCGGTTTCGAACACAGCGAGCTGTGGTTCCAGTGCTTTAACTTTGGCTCACTGGTGGCGCTGAAAGGCGGTAACGCATGATTGATTTCGGTAACTTTTATCAGCTGATTGCCAAAAATCACCTCTCCCACTGGCTGGAAACCCTGCCCGCGCAGATTGCCGCCTGGCAGCGAGAGTCGCTGCACGGTCAGTTTAAGCAGTGGAAGAACGCGGTTGAATTTCTGCCGGAGATGACGCCTTACAAGCTCGATCTGCTGCACAGCGTTACCGCCGAGAGCGAAGAGCCGCTGAGCGAAGGCCAGATGCTGCGTCTTGAAAATCTGATGCGTAACCTGATGCCGTGGCGCAAAGGGCCGTTTTCGCTGTACGGGATGCAGATTGACACCGAATGGCGTTCAGACTGGAAGTGGGAGCGCGTCCTGCCGCACCTCTCCGATTTAACCGGGCGCACCATTCTGGATGTCGGCTGCGGCAGCGGCTATCACATGTGGCGTATGATTGGCGCGGGTGCCCATCTGGCGGTGGGCATCGACCCCACCCAGCTGTTCCTCTGCCAGTTCGAAGCGGTACGTAAACTGCTCGGCAACGACCAGCGCGCGCACCTGCTGCCGCTGGGCATTGAGCAACTCCCCGCGCTGGCGGCGTTCGACACCGTCTTCTCGATGGGCGTGCTCTATCATCGCCGCTCCCCGCTGGAGCACCTCTGGCAGCTGAAAGATCAGTTGGT contains the following coding sequences:
- the znuB gene encoding zinc ABC transporter permease subunit ZnuB gives rise to the protein MIELLLPGWLAGMMLACAAGPLGSFVVWRRMSYFGDTLAHASLLGVAFGLLLDVNPFYAVIAVTLLLAAGLVWLEKRPHLAVDTLLGIMAHSALSLGLVVVSLMSNIRVDLMAYLFGDLLAVTPDDLIAIAIGVMIVLAILLWQWRSLLAMTISPDLAFVDGVKLQRVKLLLMLVTALTIGVAMKFVGALIITSLLIIPAATARRFARTPEQMAGVAVGVGMIAVTGGLTFSAFYDTPAGPSVVLCAATLFIFSMMKKPAS
- the ruvB gene encoding Holliday junction branch migration DNA helicase RuvB; translated protein: MIEADRLVSAGNVQAEDLVDRAIRPKLLDEYIGQPQVRSQMEIFIQAAKLRGDALDHLLIFGPPGLGKTTLANIVANEMGVNLRTTSGPVLEKAGDLAAMLTNLEPHDVLFIDEIHRLSPVVEEVLYPAMEDYQLDIMIGEGPAARSIKIDLPPFTLIGATTRAGSLTSPLRDRFGIVQRLEFYQVPDLQHIVSRSARYMGLDMSEEGAFEVAKRSRGTPRIANRLLRRVRDFAEVKHDGTISLDIAAQALDMLNVDAEGFDYMDRKLLLAVLDKFFGGPVGLDNLAAAIGEERETIEDVLEPYLIQQGFLQRTPRGRMATVRAWDHFGITPPQMP
- the ruvA gene encoding Holliday junction branch migration protein RuvA yields the protein MIGRLRGIILEKQPPIVLLEAAGVGYEVHMPMTCFYELPDAGKEAIVFTHFVVREDAQLLFGFNNKQERTLFKELIKTNGVGPKLALAILSGMSAPQFVNAVEREDPAALIKLPGIGKKTAERLIVEMKDRFKGLHGDLFTPAADLVLTSPSGPATDDAEQEAVAALVALGYKPQEASRMVSKVAKPDATSETLIREALRAAL
- the ruvC gene encoding crossover junction endodeoxyribonuclease RuvC, with product MAIILGIDPGSRITGYGVIRQVGRQLTYLGSGCIRTKVEDLPSRLKLIYAGVTEIITQFQPDYFAIEQVFMAKNADSALKLGQARGVAIVAAVNQDLPVFEYAARQVKQTVVGNGGADKSQVQHMVRTLLKLPANPQADAADALAIAITHCHVSQNAMQISESRLNLARGRLR
- a CDS encoding YebC/PmpR family DNA-binding transcriptional regulator; this encodes MAGHSKWANTKHRKAAQDAKRGKIFTKIIRELVTAARLGGGDAGSNPRLRAAIDKALSNNMTRDTLNRAIARGVGGDEDANMETIIYEGYGPGGTAVMIECLSDNRNRTVAEVRHAFTKTGGNLGTDGSVAYLFSKKGVISFEKGDEDAIMEAALEAGAEDVVTYDDGAIDVYTAWEEMGAVRDALEAAGLKADAAEVTMIPSTKADMDAETAPKLLRLIDMLEDCDDVQEVYHNGEISDEVAATL
- the nudB gene encoding dihydroneopterin triphosphate diphosphatase — translated: MTYKLPVSVLVIIYAEDTKRVLMLQRRDDPAFWQSVTGSLEEGETALQAAAREVKEEVTIDVAREQLTLKDCQRTVDFEIFSHLRHRYAPGTERNTESWFCLALPHEREIVFTEHLTYRWVNAAEAAALTKSWSNRQAIEEFVINAA
- the aspS gene encoding aspartate--tRNA ligase, which codes for MRTEYCGQLRQSHVGQQVTLCGWVNRRRDLGSLIFIDMRDREGIVQVFFDPDRADALKLAAELRNEFCIQVTGTVRARDEKNINSDMATGEIEVLATDLTIINRSDSLPLDFNHVNTEEARLKYRYLDLRRPEMAERLKTRAKITSLVRRFMDDHGFLDIETPMLTKATPEGARDYLVPSRVHKGKFYALPQSPQLFKQLLMMSGFDRYYQIVKCFRDEDLRADRQPEFTQIDVETSFMTAEQVREVMQALVRSLWQDVKGVDLGDFPVMTFAEAERRYGSDKPDLRNPMELVDVADLLKDVEFAVFSGPANDPKGRVAALRVPGGASLSRKQIDDYGNFIKIYGAKGLAYIKVTERAKGIEGITSPVAKFLNAEIVESILARTEAQDGDMIFFGADNKKVVADALGALRLKLGKDLSLTDEAKWAPLWVIDFPMFEDDGEGGLTAMHHPFTSPKEMTAAELKAAPEEAVANAYDMVINGYEVGGGSVRIHSGDMQQTVFGILGINEQEQREKFGFLLDALKYGTPPHAGLAFGLDRLTMLLTGTDNIRDVIAFPKTTAAACLMTEAPSFANPASLSELGIDVVKKEEKN
- a CDS encoding hydrolase — protein: MFTLDAARTALVVIDLQEGILPFAGGPHTAQDVVSRSARLAEKCRASGAPVVMVRVGWSADFAEALKQPVDAQGAAHALPDNWWDYPLSLGKQESDIEVTKRQWGAFYGTDLELQLRRRGIDTIILCGIATNIGVESTARNAWELGFNLVIAEDACSTATTEQHQASMTHIFPRIARVRSTDEIISAL
- a CDS encoding DUF72 domain-containing protein; this encodes MIYLGLPQWSHPKWVRLGITGLEEYARHFNCVEGNTTLYALPKPEVVARWREQTGDDFRFCFKFPATISHQAALRNCDDLTAEFFTRLSPLSDRIGQYWVQLPATFGPRDLPALWQFLDALPREFTYGVEVRHPEFFIKGEAEKALNRGLHERGVNRTILDSRPVHAATPHNEAIIEAQRKKPKVPVHAVMTANNPMVRFIGSDNMPQNQVLFAVWLQTLAKWEQTATPYLFLHTPDIAQAPELVDALWQALQAVAPSIGNAPTIPQQSSLF
- a CDS encoding MAPEG family protein encodes the protein MVCALYAVLGALLLIKFSFDVARLRMSYRVSYGDGGFSELQTAIRIHGNAVEYIPAALILLLFMEMNGAETWMVHVCGLLLILGRLMHYYGLHQRLFRWRRSGMSATWCSLVLMVLANLWYMPWELVFSVH
- the cmoA gene encoding carboxy-S-adenosyl-L-methionine synthase CmoA; this translates as MSDRDTLFSAPIASLGDWTFDERVAEVFPDMIQRSVPGYSNIISMIGMLAERFVQPDTQVYDLGCSLGAATLSVRRNIKHDGCKIIAVDNSPAMVERCRRHIDAWKAPTPVEVVEGDIRHIEIKNASMVVLNFTLQFLVPDDRQLLLDKIYQGLNPGGALVLSEKFSFEDATVGELLFNMHHDFKRANGYSELEISQKRSMLENVMLTDSVEAHKARLHKAGFEHSELWFQCFNFGSLVALKGGNA
- the cmoB gene encoding tRNA 5-methoxyuridine(34)/uridine 5-oxyacetic acid(34) synthase CmoB yields the protein MIDFGNFYQLIAKNHLSHWLETLPAQIAAWQRESLHGQFKQWKNAVEFLPEMTPYKLDLLHSVTAESEEPLSEGQMLRLENLMRNLMPWRKGPFSLYGMQIDTEWRSDWKWERVLPHLSDLTGRTILDVGCGSGYHMWRMIGAGAHLAVGIDPTQLFLCQFEAVRKLLGNDQRAHLLPLGIEQLPALAAFDTVFSMGVLYHRRSPLEHLWQLKDQLVNGGELVLETLVVEGDENTVLVPGDRYAQMRNVYFIPSALALKNWLEKCGFVDIRIADVCVTTTEEQRRTGWMTTESLAEFLDPNDSSKTIEGYPAPVRAVLIATKP